A single genomic interval of Fructobacillus americanaquae harbors:
- a CDS encoding Bax inhibitor-1 family protein: MDNFDMNARRDVTGADEGMKSFFQRVYGYMAIALAVTAVAGYVVQHFFLQQVAQLFLGSWIGMAAVVVVELVIVAMIRNASFANDPSKAFGLLMAFSAVQGLTLGLILAVYTVASVGAAFISTAALFAGMAAYGYFSKKSMASMGPILFGSLIGIIVASVINIFMGSSIMHLLISVATVIVFALYTAYDNNTLRRVYVQLSANGASEAQTTGLAVSGALMLYLDFMNIFYALIQLFGDNRN; this comes from the coding sequence ATGGATAATTTTGATATGAACGCTCGCCGCGATGTGACGGGCGCTGATGAAGGCATGAAGTCCTTCTTCCAGCGTGTTTATGGCTATATGGCAATTGCCTTGGCTGTAACGGCCGTTGCCGGCTATGTCGTTCAACATTTCTTTTTGCAACAAGTTGCCCAACTCTTTTTGGGTAGCTGGATTGGGATGGCAGCGGTTGTTGTCGTTGAATTGGTCATTGTGGCCATGATTCGCAACGCTTCATTTGCCAATGATCCCTCCAAGGCCTTTGGTCTTTTGATGGCCTTTTCGGCTGTCCAAGGCTTAACGCTTGGTTTGATTTTGGCTGTTTACACGGTTGCTTCAGTCGGTGCTGCCTTTATTTCAACTGCGGCTTTGTTTGCCGGTATGGCTGCCTATGGTTATTTTTCAAAGAAGTCAATGGCTTCAATGGGCCCAATCCTCTTTGGCTCACTGATTGGGATCATTGTGGCATCAGTAATTAATATCTTCATGGGTTCTTCAATCATGCACTTGTTGATTTCAGTGGCAACTGTTATCGTCTTTGCTTTGTACACCGCTTACGACAACAATACATTGCGTCGGGTTTATGTTCAATTGTCAGCTAACGGTGCGAGTGAAGCTCAGACAACCGGGTTGGCCGTGTCTGGGGCTTTGATGCTCTACCTTGATTTCATGAACATTTTCTACGCTTTGATCCAACTTTTCGGCGATAACCGAAATTAA